Proteins encoded in a region of the Vicia villosa cultivar HV-30 ecotype Madison, WI linkage group LG5, Vvil1.0, whole genome shotgun sequence genome:
- the LOC131607263 gene encoding transcription initiation factor TFIID subunit 7-like — protein MEEQFIFRVPPNVAEQIERLLNESNHSSSSEDKSLDLQFTEDGRSGRSGEFVIGDDHFPAYLLDLPSIVESYKTYDDNSLVKTADISQIVMVSESGDAAPDVIECRHGLTPPMRDARKTLIFYSSSLFIYFFGFNFGFYG, from the exons ATGGAGGAACAATTCATATTTAGAGTTCCGCCTAACGTTGCGGAGCAGATAGAGCGTCTTCTTAACGAAAGCAATCATTCTTCGTCGTCTGAGGACAAGTCGCTAGATTTGCAATTTACCGAGGATGGAAGAAGCGGCAGAAGCGGCGAGTTTGTTATTGGGGATGACCACTTCCCAGCTTATCTACTTGACCTTCCTTCTATTGTTGAATCATACAAGACTTACGACGATAACTCTTTGGTCAAGACCGCCGATATTAGTCAG ATAGTTATGGTGAGTGAATCCGGTGACGCTGCTCCAGATGTAATTGAGTGTAGACATGGCCTCACCCCTCCCATGAGAGACGCACGCAAAACTTTGATCTTCTACTCTTCCTCTCTATTCATCTACTTTTTTGGATTCAATTTTGGTTTTTATGGTTAG